From Methanothrix sp., the proteins below share one genomic window:
- a CDS encoding histone deacetylase, with amino-acid sequence MTSIVYHPVYLMHETHEHPERKERLIAIMERIEAEGLNPNRIEPRPASLDKIEAVHSRRYIEQVRSICERGGGRLDIDTVLSKDSYDVALMAAGGVCAGVDHVMKKPEPVFALVRPPGHHATPHRGMGFCVFNNVAIGARYAQSLGLKKVLIVDWDVHHGNGTQAVFYEDDSVLFFSTHQHPHYPGTGRVTEVGDGKGKGFTVNVPLSPGVDDSGYMAVYREILLPVADEFRPDIVFISAGFDPHQMDPLGGMRLTKYGFGALAGLVKDIAERHAGGRLVASLEGGYRLETLSESVVSVLRAFQGDVPDVMPLKDAQLTRRIEEVKSVQKAYWRSLA; translated from the coding sequence ATGACATCCATCGTTTACCACCCCGTCTATCTCATGCACGAGACCCACGAGCACCCTGAAAGGAAGGAGCGACTGATAGCCATAATGGAGAGGATCGAGGCAGAGGGGTTGAATCCGAACAGAATCGAGCCCAGGCCCGCGTCCCTCGATAAGATCGAGGCCGTCCACTCGCGCCGCTACATCGAGCAGGTTAGGAGCATATGCGAGCGTGGGGGAGGCCGTCTCGATATAGACACGGTCCTCTCGAAGGACTCGTACGATGTCGCGCTCATGGCCGCGGGCGGCGTCTGCGCAGGCGTGGACCACGTCATGAAGAAACCTGAGCCTGTGTTCGCCCTCGTCCGGCCTCCAGGGCATCACGCAACCCCGCACAGGGGCATGGGCTTCTGTGTCTTCAACAACGTTGCGATAGGCGCGAGGTACGCTCAATCCCTTGGGCTGAAAAAGGTGCTCATAGTCGACTGGGATGTGCATCACGGCAACGGCACGCAGGCGGTCTTCTACGAGGACGACAGCGTGCTCTTCTTCTCCACCCACCAGCATCCGCACTACCCTGGCACCGGCAGGGTCACCGAGGTGGGCGATGGAAAGGGGAAGGGGTTCACTGTTAACGTCCCCCTCTCCCCCGGCGTGGACGACAGCGGGTACATGGCAGTGTACAGGGAGATACTGCTGCCTGTGGCGGATGAATTCAGGCCGGACATTGTTTTCATATCAGCTGGCTTCGACCCGCACCAGATGGACCCGCTGGGAGGGATGCGCCTCACGAAGTACGGCTTCGGCGCGCTCGCAGGACTGGTGAAGGATATAGCTGAAAGGCACGCAGGAGGGCGACTTGTCGCATCGCTCGAGGGCGGCTACCGCCTTGAAACCCTCTCAGAGTCGGTTGTCTCGGTCCTCAGGGCCTTCCAGGGGGATGTTCCTGATGTGATGCCTTTAAAGGATGCACAGCTCACCCGCCGGATCGAGGAGGTCAAGAGCGTCCAGAAAGCATACTGGAGGAGCCTCGCCTGA
- the cca gene encoding CCA tRNA nucleotidyltransferase has protein sequence MKPSEEERRQLERISSYLLRRVGEVAGAKGVACRGILVGSAARNTWLSGDRDIDIFLAVPEDGDITAALEIAREIAPEHEERYAEHAYVHARIDGFDVDLVPCYDVSDPSRIKSAVDRTPFHSRYVSERIKGMEDDVRLLKQFMKGVGVYGSDLRTGGFSGYLAELLVIHYGSFLRVLEGASSWRPGTRIDLAQGADISGPLVVIDPVDPNRNVAAALTLDRMFQFVAAARCFLNSPDISFFFPPEVQRMHPDEIRAEIARRGTEFVLLEISAPDMVDDVLYPQMRKAEAAVRGLLEREGFQVLRSDVDLVRGGDVRARLLLELSIWELPSVRRHTGPPVWEAEHASRFVRGNPSPLSGPYIDDGRLVVEIPRRYRRAVDLLKGEIHRISLGKHLSSGRVRALSTREIIEMMDEDLAEFLTAYLTKKVRIC, from the coding sequence GAGGGTGGGGGAGGTCGCAGGGGCGAAGGGCGTGGCATGTCGCGGTATCCTTGTCGGATCTGCGGCCAGAAACACCTGGCTCTCAGGGGATCGCGATATCGACATATTCCTCGCGGTGCCGGAGGATGGGGATATCACCGCTGCCCTCGAGATCGCAAGGGAGATAGCTCCCGAGCACGAGGAGAGGTACGCGGAGCATGCTTATGTTCATGCTCGGATCGATGGATTCGATGTGGATCTCGTGCCGTGCTACGATGTCAGCGACCCCTCCAGGATAAAATCCGCTGTCGACAGAACTCCGTTCCATTCGCGCTACGTCTCAGAGCGGATAAAAGGCATGGAGGATGATGTTCGTCTCCTCAAACAGTTCATGAAGGGCGTCGGAGTCTACGGCTCTGACCTGAGAACAGGCGGATTCTCCGGATACCTGGCTGAGCTTCTCGTGATCCACTACGGCTCATTCCTCAGAGTCCTGGAGGGGGCGAGCTCCTGGCGGCCCGGAACGAGGATAGACCTTGCGCAGGGCGCAGATATAAGTGGGCCACTGGTGGTCATAGATCCTGTGGATCCGAACAGGAACGTGGCCGCTGCCCTGACCCTCGACAGGATGTTCCAGTTCGTCGCAGCGGCGAGATGCTTCCTGAATTCCCCGGATATCAGCTTCTTCTTCCCGCCAGAGGTTCAGAGGATGCATCCTGATGAGATCAGAGCTGAGATCGCGCGGAGGGGGACGGAGTTCGTGCTTCTGGAGATCAGCGCACCGGATATGGTCGATGATGTTCTGTACCCGCAGATGAGAAAGGCAGAGGCTGCGGTGAGGGGTCTTCTTGAGAGGGAGGGTTTCCAGGTGCTGAGGAGCGATGTGGATCTCGTTCGCGGAGGGGATGTCAGGGCGCGCCTCCTCCTCGAGCTCTCGATCTGGGAGCTGCCGTCTGTGAGGAGACACACCGGCCCGCCGGTCTGGGAGGCGGAGCACGCATCCAGGTTTGTGAGGGGCAATCCCTCGCCGCTCTCAGGGCCCTACATCGATGATGGCAGGCTCGTCGTCGAGATCCCGAGGAGATACAGGCGGGCTGTGGATCTGCTCAAGGGTGAGATCCACAGGATATCCCTCGGGAAGCATCTCTCCTCCGGCAGGGTGAGAGCGCTATCAACGCGCGAGATCATCGAGATGATGGACGAGGATCTCGCGGAGTTCCTCACAGCCTATCTAACAAAAAAAGTCCGGATCTGCTGA